In a single window of the Nocardioides sp. L-11A genome:
- a CDS encoding FAD-dependent oxidoreductase: MTRSGAVPADVHRARHRSLWSDGVEQPEREPLRGDLSCDVAVVGGGITGLTVALLLAEEGLSVVLVEQHRLVAGTSGRTTAKVTSQHHLTYARLLLSRGPQGPATYGAAMEASKERVVELADGIDCDLRRRPAYLYATRTPERLLVEVEARAARGAGLPASLTDDVPVPFATKGALRFDDQVELHPVRYLVGLAERFERAGGRIFEHTRATDVEEDSTHCRVRTEQGALRAGQVVVATLLPFLDRGAHFARAYPSTSYVVTARVRGDLPDAMLHAAAPPTHSIRAVPFGDTELLMVLGESHHTGSGKATPARYERLAAFATDHWDVVSFEHRWSAQDFTSDDGVPYIGAVNWRSRRVHVATGYKKWGMTAGTLAATLITGAIVGRANPWARFFAADRLHPLAEGVRFATENGKVGLRFVAGRIASGRGDVADLAPGEAAVLSDGGERVAAYRDPAGVAHVVSATCTHLGCAVAWNAAETTWDCPCHGSRFAPDGDVLEGPATVPLAPR, from the coding sequence ATGACCAGGTCGGGGGCCGTTCCGGCCGACGTCCACCGCGCGCGGCATCGCTCGCTGTGGTCGGACGGCGTCGAACAGCCGGAGCGCGAGCCGCTGCGCGGTGATCTGTCGTGTGATGTGGCGGTCGTCGGCGGTGGCATCACCGGCCTGACCGTCGCGCTCCTGCTGGCGGAGGAGGGGCTGTCGGTCGTGCTGGTCGAGCAGCACCGGCTGGTGGCGGGGACCAGTGGCCGCACGACGGCGAAGGTGACCTCCCAGCACCACCTCACCTACGCCCGGCTCCTGCTGAGCCGTGGTCCGCAGGGGCCGGCGACGTACGGCGCGGCGATGGAGGCCAGCAAGGAGAGGGTCGTCGAACTGGCCGACGGGATCGACTGCGACCTGAGGCGCCGTCCGGCCTACCTCTACGCCACGCGGACGCCGGAGCGTCTACTGGTGGAGGTCGAGGCCCGCGCCGCGCGAGGAGCGGGCCTGCCGGCGAGCCTGACCGACGACGTCCCCGTCCCGTTCGCCACGAAGGGCGCGCTGCGCTTCGACGACCAGGTCGAGCTCCACCCGGTCCGCTACCTGGTCGGACTGGCCGAGCGGTTCGAGCGGGCCGGCGGCCGGATCTTCGAGCACACCCGGGCGACCGATGTCGAGGAGGACAGCACCCACTGCCGGGTGCGCACCGAGCAGGGGGCGCTACGGGCGGGCCAGGTCGTGGTGGCGACCCTCCTCCCGTTCCTGGACCGCGGCGCCCACTTCGCGCGGGCCTACCCGAGCACGTCGTACGTCGTGACGGCACGGGTGCGGGGCGACCTGCCGGACGCGATGCTGCATGCGGCCGCGCCTCCCACGCACTCGATCCGCGCAGTCCCCTTCGGGGACACCGAGCTGCTCATGGTGCTGGGGGAGAGCCATCACACCGGTTCGGGGAAGGCGACGCCCGCGCGCTACGAGCGTCTCGCGGCGTTCGCCACCGACCACTGGGACGTTGTCTCCTTCGAGCATCGCTGGTCGGCACAGGACTTCACGTCCGACGACGGCGTCCCCTACATCGGCGCGGTGAACTGGCGGTCCCGGCGGGTGCATGTCGCCACCGGCTACAAGAAGTGGGGCATGACGGCCGGCACCCTGGCCGCGACGCTGATCACGGGCGCGATCGTCGGGCGCGCCAACCCCTGGGCGCGCTTCTTCGCGGCCGACCGGCTGCATCCGCTCGCCGAGGGCGTCCGGTTCGCCACCGAGAACGGCAAGGTCGGACTCCGCTTCGTCGCCGGGCGCATCGCGTCCGGGCGGGGCGACGTGGCCGATCTTGCTCCCGGCGAGGCGGCGGTGCTGTCCGATGGGGGCGAGCGGGTCGCGGCGTACCGCGATCCGGCCGGCGTGGCCCACGTCGTCTCGGCGACCTGCACCCACCTGGGCTGCGCGGTGGCGTGGAACGCGGCGGAGACGACCTGGGACTGCCCCTGCCACGGATCCCGGTTCGCTCCCGACGGCGACGTCCTCGAGGGGCCGGCGACCGTCCCGCTGGCGCCGCGCTAG
- a CDS encoding hemerythrin domain-containing protein: protein MSEDVVDLIMHDHRELERLFEELLSHPEQRAGLTPVMTTLLTAHSRAEESEVYPAAREAGAQDDVEHSQKEHLEADQLAKRVASTDPDDPAFAEVLRELVDAVKHHVEEEESTVLPGIRERMDAARRVELGAAFLTAREQHLGAQPADITKAELEQQAANAGVSGASSMSKDQLADTLEEQAES, encoded by the coding sequence ATGAGCGAAGACGTCGTCGACCTGATCATGCATGACCACCGCGAACTGGAGCGGCTCTTCGAGGAGCTGCTGAGCCACCCCGAGCAGCGCGCGGGCCTGACCCCCGTGATGACCACGCTGCTGACCGCCCACAGCCGCGCCGAGGAGTCGGAGGTCTATCCCGCCGCCCGCGAGGCGGGGGCGCAGGACGATGTCGAGCACAGCCAGAAGGAGCATCTCGAGGCCGACCAGCTCGCCAAGCGGGTGGCCTCGACCGACCCCGACGACCCGGCGTTCGCCGAGGTGCTGCGCGAGCTCGTCGACGCGGTCAAGCACCATGTCGAGGAGGAGGAGAGCACCGTGCTCCCCGGCATCCGCGAGCGGATGGACGCAGCGCGGCGCGTAGAGCTGGGCGCGGCCTTCCTCACCGCCCGCGAGCAGCATCTCGGGGCGCAACCCGCCGACATCACGAAGGCGGAGCTGGAGCAGCAGGCCGCGAACGCCGGCGTCTCCGGCGCCTCCTCGATGAGCAAGGACCAGCTCGCCGACACCCTCGAGGAGCAGGCGGAGAGCTGA
- a CDS encoding methyltransferase, which produces MTMPRIAAATPPAPQTMAFGPLSISFDHRVLAPRAWTAAQSRWARELLDDAPPGPVLEICSGVGHIGLLAVHGTERHLVCVDVDPVACDYAVANAVAAGRADLVDVRREELGSFAADDPFPLIIADPPWVRTELVGCFPADPVLAIDGGADGLDLARECVAVIDRCLHPEGAALLQLGSLAQANLLAADLPESLAVAETRPEPGRGLVVRLHRR; this is translated from the coding sequence ATGACGATGCCGCGGATCGCGGCGGCCACGCCGCCGGCGCCGCAGACCATGGCGTTCGGGCCGCTGTCGATCTCCTTCGACCACCGGGTCCTGGCGCCCCGCGCCTGGACCGCCGCCCAGTCGCGTTGGGCGCGCGAGCTGCTCGACGACGCCCCGCCCGGGCCGGTCCTCGAGATCTGCAGCGGCGTGGGTCACATCGGCCTCCTCGCCGTGCACGGGACCGAACGGCACCTCGTGTGCGTCGACGTCGATCCGGTCGCGTGCGACTACGCCGTGGCCAACGCGGTCGCGGCCGGGCGCGCCGACCTGGTCGACGTACGGCGGGAGGAGCTGGGGTCGTTCGCGGCCGACGATCCGTTCCCCCTGATCATCGCGGACCCGCCCTGGGTGCGCACCGAGCTGGTCGGCTGCTTCCCGGCCGATCCGGTGCTGGCCATCGACGGCGGCGCCGACGGCCTGGACCTGGCGCGGGAGTGCGTCGCGGTGATCGACCGCTGCCTGCATCCCGAGGGCGCAGCCCTCCTCCAGCTGGGGTCCCTCGCGCAGGCGAATCTGCTGGCGGCCGACCTGCCGGAGTCGCTGGCTGTCGCGGAGACCCGGCCGGAGCCCGGACGGGGACTCGTCGTCAGGCTGCACCGCCGCTGA
- a CDS encoding VOC family protein — protein sequence MTTTTPSPTDVDHIGLIVRSIDRAKAFLGQTLGLTLVKETDFPERGTKAAFFRVGNCEIEVIECLREEARRARLGDNEARIEHIAVQVPDLDALLEHLGGVGGEMDAAPLLHDGDLMSFSVPATTMGVRFQFIQKGVEPAAQAS from the coding sequence GTGACGACGACAACCCCTTCTCCCACGGACGTTGACCACATCGGGCTGATCGTGCGCAGCATCGACCGCGCCAAGGCCTTCCTCGGCCAGACACTCGGCCTGACCCTCGTCAAGGAGACCGACTTCCCCGAGCGGGGCACGAAGGCGGCCTTCTTCCGGGTGGGCAACTGCGAGATCGAGGTCATCGAGTGCCTGCGGGAGGAGGCTCGTCGCGCCCGACTCGGCGACAACGAGGCGCGCATCGAGCACATCGCCGTGCAGGTCCCCGACCTGGACGCGCTCCTCGAGCACCTCGGCGGCGTGGGCGGCGAGATGGATGCCGCGCCCCTCCTGCACGACGGGGACCTGATGTCGTTCTCGGTGCCGGCCACCACCATGGGGGTCCGCTTCCAGTTCATCCAGAAGGGCGTCGAGCCCGCGGCCCAGGCATCCTGA
- a CDS encoding ABC transporter permease, whose protein sequence is MRRKRRRTGRTRLARAPKLATGILLVTVLVAVFGPMISSWDATETDLVARQLPPAWMDGGDSSHWLGTDRQGRDILIRVMVGARVSLTIAALVILISCVIGTALGLIAGYKGGWLDAVITRLVDGMSAFPPVLVALAVAVTVGSSVWVVVGVLSLVLWSRYARLVRAETLSWKEREFVLAAVVTGCRPTRIVLRHVLPNLVNTVIVFSTLQVGYVILSEAALSFLGAGVPPPTPTWGGMIADGHNYIDTLWWMWVFPGIAIAGVIVSANLLGDWLRDEFDPRLRQV, encoded by the coding sequence ATGAGGCGGAAGCGGCGGCGTACCGGTCGCACCCGGCTGGCGCGGGCCCCCAAGCTCGCCACCGGGATCCTGCTGGTCACGGTGCTGGTCGCGGTGTTCGGCCCGATGATCTCCTCGTGGGACGCCACCGAGACCGACCTCGTCGCCCGGCAGCTCCCGCCCGCCTGGATGGACGGGGGAGACTCCAGCCACTGGCTGGGCACGGACCGGCAGGGGCGCGACATCCTCATCCGGGTGATGGTCGGTGCCCGGGTCTCCCTCACCATCGCGGCCCTGGTGATCCTGATCAGCTGCGTCATCGGCACCGCCCTCGGGCTGATCGCGGGCTACAAGGGCGGCTGGCTGGACGCGGTCATCACGCGACTCGTCGACGGCATGTCGGCCTTCCCGCCGGTGCTGGTCGCGCTCGCCGTCGCCGTCACCGTCGGCAGCAGCGTGTGGGTTGTGGTCGGAGTGCTCAGCCTGGTGCTCTGGTCCCGGTACGCGCGTCTGGTGCGGGCCGAGACGCTGTCGTGGAAGGAGCGCGAGTTCGTGCTCGCCGCCGTGGTGACCGGTTGCCGGCCCACCCGGATCGTGCTGCGCCACGTGCTGCCGAACCTGGTCAACACCGTGATCGTCTTCTCCACCCTGCAGGTCGGCTACGTCATCCTCTCGGAGGCGGCCCTGAGCTTCCTCGGCGCCGGCGTGCCGCCGCCGACGCCGACCTGGGGCGGGATGATCGCCGACGGTCACAACTACATCGACACGCTGTGGTGGATGTGGGTCTTCCCCGGCATCGCCATCGCGGGTGTCATCGTCTCGGCGAACCTGCTGGGCGACTGGTTGCGCGACGAGTTCGATCCGCGGCTGCGCCAGGTCTGA
- a CDS encoding TetR family transcriptional regulator has translation MPKDDGEPADGRFARGARRRAEIIEATLAVVTRDGAAGVTHRTVARQAGVATSLSTYYFATLDDLLVAALTSVADDYTAKIRQIIDGGDDRLTGLAALIAESGGPGRERALAERELATLAARRPALRPVARRWRENIAELATTLTDDPVAVTGLVVAADGLCTAVLLDDEPADPDRLRAVLARALGTASC, from the coding sequence GTGCCCAAGGATGACGGCGAGCCCGCGGACGGGCGATTCGCTCGCGGCGCCCGGCGTCGGGCCGAGATCATCGAGGCCACGCTGGCGGTGGTCACCCGGGACGGCGCCGCAGGCGTCACCCACCGCACGGTCGCTCGGCAGGCGGGCGTCGCGACCTCGCTGAGCACCTACTACTTCGCCACTCTCGACGACCTCCTCGTCGCCGCCCTCACCAGTGTCGCCGACGACTACACCGCCAAGATCCGCCAGATCATCGACGGCGGCGACGACCGGCTCACCGGCCTGGCCGCGCTCATCGCCGAGTCCGGGGGGCCGGGCCGCGAGCGGGCCCTGGCCGAGCGGGAGCTGGCCACGCTCGCCGCCCGCCGACCCGCGCTGCGCCCCGTCGCCCGCCGGTGGCGGGAGAACATCGCCGAGCTCGCGACCACCCTCACCGACGATCCCGTCGCCGTCACCGGTCTCGTCGTCGCCGCCGACGGCCTCTGCACCGCTGTCCTGCTGGACGACGAGCCGGCCGACCCGGACCGGCTCCGCGCCGTCCTGGCCCGGGCGCTGGGGACAGCGTCCTGCTGA
- a CDS encoding cation transporter, producing MNVRVEPTASAPTERGEAPDRRARLARRARLLAATSVAYNVVEAVIAVSAGLVAGSVALIGFGLDSVVEVSSGLIILWQFRHPLPASRERRALRLMALSFFALAAYVGVESARALVGGQDPDPSAVGIALAAASLAIMPFLSWAQRRTGRGLGSNAVVADATQTLLCTYLSAVLLAGLLLNATLDWSWADPVAGLVIAAVAVREGIQAWRGEGCCAPSATVGVAAGDCADVCCAGARSSAGGASGPPAAVR from the coding sequence ATGAATGTCCGGGTGGAGCCCACCGCCAGTGCGCCCACGGAGCGCGGGGAGGCCCCGGACCGCCGAGCGCGCCTGGCCCGCCGAGCCCGGCTGCTGGCGGCGACGTCGGTCGCGTACAACGTCGTCGAGGCCGTGATCGCGGTGAGCGCCGGGCTGGTCGCCGGGTCGGTCGCCCTGATCGGCTTCGGCCTGGACTCGGTGGTGGAGGTGAGCAGCGGGCTGATCATCCTGTGGCAGTTCCGCCACCCGCTGCCCGCATCGCGGGAGCGCCGGGCGCTGCGGCTGATGGCTCTCTCCTTCTTCGCGCTCGCCGCCTACGTGGGCGTCGAGTCCGCGCGTGCATTGGTCGGTGGCCAGGACCCCGATCCGTCCGCCGTCGGCATCGCGCTGGCGGCGGCCTCGCTGGCGATCATGCCGTTCCTGTCGTGGGCGCAGCGCCGCACCGGGAGGGGCCTGGGCTCCAACGCCGTCGTCGCGGACGCGACCCAGACCCTGCTGTGCACCTACCTCTCGGCTGTGCTCCTGGCCGGCCTGCTGCTGAACGCCACCCTCGACTGGTCCTGGGCGGACCCGGTGGCCGGCCTCGTGATCGCCGCGGTCGCGGTGCGCGAGGGGATCCAGGCCTGGCGCGGCGAAGGCTGTTGCGCTCCGAGCGCGACCGTGGGCGTCGCCGCCGGCGACTGCGCCGACGTGTGCTGCGCGGGCGCCCGCTCGTCCGCCGGCGGGGCGTCGGGGCCGCCTGCGGCGGTTCGCTGA
- a CDS encoding pentapeptide repeat-containing protein: protein MTSRAQAPQAPRPDLAELTEGTPDQLSARADLDGHRFAEPSGALLTLSDAVLQSCVLDRARFENVDAQRATLRDLRWERPELVSLRGWRGRWRDLIIEGGRIGVLEAYTSTWSCVALQGVKASYVNLRGSELVDVTLTDCRIEELDLSEATGKRVAFPGSRIERLVVHRSTVGDLDVRGAEIGQLIWADTLTGLVLSHDQAVDLAAELARRAGARVEG, encoded by the coding sequence ATGACCAGCCGCGCCCAAGCACCCCAAGCACCCCGGCCCGACCTCGCCGAGCTGACCGAGGGGACGCCCGACCAGCTCTCGGCGCGGGCCGATCTCGACGGTCATCGGTTCGCCGAGCCGAGCGGCGCGCTCCTCACCCTGTCCGACGCGGTCCTGCAGTCGTGCGTGCTGGACCGCGCCCGCTTCGAGAACGTCGACGCGCAGCGCGCGACGCTGCGGGACCTGCGCTGGGAGCGACCGGAGCTGGTCAGCCTGCGCGGCTGGCGCGGTCGGTGGCGCGACCTCATCATCGAGGGCGGCCGGATCGGCGTCCTCGAGGCGTACACCTCCACCTGGAGCTGCGTGGCCCTGCAGGGCGTCAAGGCCAGCTACGTCAACCTGCGCGGCTCCGAGCTCGTCGACGTCACCCTGACGGACTGCCGGATCGAGGAGCTCGACCTCTCCGAGGCCACGGGGAAGCGGGTCGCCTTCCCCGGCAGCCGCATCGAGAGACTGGTGGTGCACCGGTCGACCGTCGGCGACCTCGACGTGCGCGGCGCGGAGATCGGCCAGTTGATCTGGGCCGACACGCTCACCGGCCTCGTCCTGTCCCACGACCAGGCCGTCGATCTGGCCGCCGAGCTGGCCCGCCGGGCCGGCGCCCGGGTCGAGGGCTGA
- a CDS encoding AAA family ATPase: MLPNPLPRILVVTGIMASGKSTVAQALAERLPKAVHLRGDVFRRMIVSGRLEVTPDLPVEAMHQLELRHRLAATVAAEYAAAGFTVAWQDVILGPTLGRVAGLLQGRDAGVVVLCPSPGVVTEREAGRAKTGYGAWTPEDLDRGLRADTPRIGLWLDSSGLTVEETVDAVVARADETRQGLG; encoded by the coding sequence GTGCTGCCGAACCCCCTGCCCCGCATCCTCGTCGTCACCGGCATCATGGCGTCCGGCAAGTCGACCGTCGCCCAGGCGTTGGCGGAACGGCTGCCGAAGGCCGTGCATCTGCGCGGCGACGTGTTCCGCCGGATGATCGTCTCCGGCCGGCTCGAGGTGACGCCGGATCTGCCGGTCGAGGCGATGCACCAGCTGGAGCTGCGCCACCGCCTGGCGGCGACGGTCGCGGCGGAGTACGCCGCGGCCGGCTTCACCGTCGCGTGGCAGGACGTGATCCTGGGGCCGACCCTGGGGCGGGTGGCCGGTCTGCTGCAGGGCCGTGATGCGGGCGTGGTGGTGCTGTGCCCGTCCCCCGGTGTGGTGACCGAACGCGAGGCCGGTCGTGCCAAGACCGGCTACGGCGCCTGGACGCCCGAGGATTTGGACCGGGGCCTGCGGGCCGACACGCCCCGGATCGGGCTGTGGCTCGACAGCTCGGGCCTGACGGTCGAGGAGACGGTCGACGCCGTCGTCGCCCGCGCCGACGAGACCCGCCAGGGGCTGGGATAG